The sequence below is a genomic window from Brooklawnia cerclae.
CATCGTCCGCGACTACGGCATGGACTACGATCGCCGGGCGATGCGGTGGACCGATCAGCAGCGGCTCGTCGGCCGCATCGTCGAGCGGGTCGACTTCGGCACGACGCAGGGGTCGGCCTTCCGGGGTGGGGAGCCGCACAAGGACGCATGACACTCCCTGTGACTGGTAGTCGGAGGGGAGAGCCCACCGCCTCCTGCCCGGGAAGCAGCGATGAGTGTTGTTCCCGGTGTCTCTACACTGCTGCGGGTGCAGCGAGGAAGTGGTTGACTCGCGCCATGTTAACCTCCCGCCATGGAGGGGCTCCGGCGCACGACCTATCAGTTGATTCTGCCCATGGCGGTCGTCCTGCCGGTGTGGATTTCGTTCGGACGAGCGGTATTCGGCTCGGGCGGTTGGCTCATGGTCATTTTCACCGTCACGCTTGCACCGGCTCTGTGCGTCCTGCTCATCGTCTGCCGGTTTCTGATTCCGGTCGGGCTCGACGCCGCTGGCCGCAAGACGATAGGCGAGGTCGAGGCGATACTGCTTGCCGTGCTCTACCTTCAGGTCTTCTTGTTCGGCTTCTTCGTGGTGGACGGTGGCGACACGCTGGACAGCGTCGGATCGGTGGCCACAGAGATCTTCGGCAAGGGGTTCGAGGAGGCGTCGTCGGTTCTCAGCGGCGTGACGTTCGTCGCAGCAGTTGCCCTCGCGGTGACGATCCTGGTGTACCTCGCAGTCCAGCGGGCCAAACTCCGGCGAACCCGTCAGCCAGGGTCGGGATTCTGGCGGCCCTCGCAGGTGTCCGATCCGGTGGGGCCGTCGACGCCCGGACGGCAAAAGCCGCCCCGCTAGCATTATCTTTACTAGTCAGAGCGGCTTTCCGCTGGTCGGGGTGACAGGATTCGAACCTGCGACCTCTTCGTCCCGAACGAAGCGCGCTACCAAGCTGCGCTACACCCCGATGGTTGAAGGCCGACCGCTAGCCTAACGCACCTGCGTCCTGGCTACCAAGTCGTGCCGACGCCACCGCCTGAGCGTCCACTGGAGGGGCGCGGTATCGCCCGCAGGGGCGCGCCCGCCCTGTTGTCGCGGATGAAATCTGTTGTTGCGGACAAGATCTCATCCGCAACAACAGATTTCGTCCGCGGAAACGGAGACGCGGAGCGACGTGCTGAAGCACCGGCCGAACGCGCAGCGATTTCGGCCGGGGGTCCGAGTCGTGCGCCTCGTGCCAGTTCTTATAGAGAAGCGGTGCTGATGGGACGACCACTACGTGCGATAGCGCTGATGGCGGCGTGTGGCCTTCTGGTCTCTGGCGTCAGGCTCGCGCCGTCAGACGCAACAGTGTCGCCTCGGGACGACAGAACAGCCGAATCGGCGCCATGGGGCTCGTCCCGATGCCCGCCGAGACGTGCAGCGGCGCGGTACGTCCCTCGCTCGTCCACGAACTCAGGCCGCTGGCCTGGCTGGTCGGCAGATCACAGTTGTCGATGATCGCACGGTTGACGGGCAGGCAGATCTGGCCGCCGTGCGTGTGCCCGGCGAACACCATGTCGACGCCATCGGCCACCATCGCGTCGAGGACGCGGCGGTAGGGGGCGTGCGTGACCCCCAGCGTCAGGTCGGCGTCGGACGACGGCTGCCCGGCCACGGCGGAGTAGTCGTCCAGGCCCGCGTGGGCGTCGCCGGTTCCGCGCAGGTCGATCGTCCGGCCGGCGACCTCCAGGCGCGCACGCTGGTTGTCGAGGTCGGCCCAGCCGCGCGAGGTGAAGGCCGCCTGTAACTCCCACCACGGCAGCTCCGCCCCCGCCTTGTCGGGCGTGGAGTTGCGGAAGAGGTAGCTCGCGGGGTTGTGGAAGGTCGGCTCGGCGAAGTCGTTCGAACCGAACACGAACACCCCCGGCACGTCCAGCAGAGGGCCCAGCGCGTCCACGAGCGGCCCGATCGCCTCAGGGGACGACGCATGGTCGCCGGTGCTGACGACCAGGTCGGGACGCAGCCCGCCGAGGTCGGCGAGGAAGTCGATCTTGCGGTGCTGGTAGGGCATGAGGTGCATGTCGGAGATGTGCAGCACCCGGAGCTCACGCTGCCCGGCGGGTAGCACCGGCACCTCGACCCGGCGGACGATGAACGCGCGGGCCTCCACCCAGGCGCCGAAGGTGACCGTGGCGCCCAGACCCGTGACGGCGGCGAGAGCGCCGCCGAGGCGGCGTCCGGCACTCATCGGGTCGTCTGGCTGGTCGGCGAGGAGTTGCTCGACCCCGAAGGTGCGGCCGGAGCCACCCACTGGGTGAACTGGGACGCGGGCATGCCCTGCATGACGGTCTCCATGAAGGGCTTCCACATGATGCCGGAGTGCTGATTGCCCAGGGAACTTCCGAGCGGTGTGAGCGCGATTCGCGCCACGTTGCGCGACTGCTCGGGGGTGTCGGCCCACGATGCGTCGGTGTTGTCACCCGCGATGATCGCCGACGCCGAGATGTCGGGGGTGTAACCCACGAAGGCCGACGACGACGCGGAGTTGTCTGAAGTACCGGTCTTGGACGCCTGGGCGATGCCGTTGTTGATGTACATGGTCGACGACAGACCCGACGTCTGGGTTCTCTGCAGTACGTAGTTGATGGCGTCGGCCACCTGCGGGTCGATCGTCTGCTGGCAGTCGGCGCTCGGGACGGGCACGTCGGTGCCGTCGTCGGTCGTCACCGATGCCAGGATGATCGGGTTGCAGCGGATGCCGCGGTTGGCGAAGGTGCCGTAGGCCACGGCCATCGACAGCGGCGACACCTTCACCGAGCCGAGGGTGAACGACGGGATCTGCCCCCAGTCGGAGAGGGTGTCGGCCTGGCCGTCACCGTTCTCGTCGAGTTCGGGGTACGAGATCTCGACGCCCGCCCGCTCGGCCATGTCGGCCGCCTGGCACGGGCCCACGGTCTGTTCGAGCGAGATGAAGTAGTTGTTGACCGACCACATCATGCCGGTCACCATGTTGAAGTTGCCGGTGTCCTCGCCGGAGACCGCATTGGTCGTCGAGTACGTGTCACCGAGCCTGAAGGTGTCGTCCCCGCAGCCCCGGAAGGTCTTGTTCTGCCACTGCATGGTCTTCTGGACGTTGTAATAGGTGGTGTCGGGGAAGTGTCCTTGTTGCACGGCCGCCGCGGCCGTGAACGGTTTGAACGTCGACCCGAAGAAGTACCCTTCGGTGCCGCCCATGTCATGGGTGACCGAGTAGTTCCAGTTCGTCTCGCCCTCGCCGTCGCCCCAGGTCGGCCGTGACTGGGCCATGGCGAGGATGCGCCCGGTCTTCGGGTCCACCGCGTCGAGCACGCCGATCACCGCATCGGTCGGGCCGACCACCGAGCTGACGGCGTTCTGGGCAGCGTCCTGTGTCGCCGGGTCGATGTGGAGCGTTATCGTGAGTCCCGCTCGCCGCAACGTGTTCAACCGCTCCTCGTAGGTGGCTCCCAGCGACGACATCTCGTCACTGGTGAGCACGCGCGTGGCGTAGTCGCAGATGAACGGGTAGCGGCTGTCCGGGCATCCGTTGCTCATCTCCTGCACCTGGCCGGCGTCGAAGGGCACAGCGGCCGCGGCATCGGCGACGTCCTGGGGCATGCCCTGGTAGCGCACCTGGGCGTCGAGCACCGCCGCGCGCCGCTCGAGGGCAGCGTCCAGGTTGTTGACCGGATCGGTGCCGCTGGGGTTCTGCACCAGGCCGGCGAGCATCGCCGACTCGGCGACGTCCAACTCGGACGCGTTCTTGTTGAAGTAGTGCTTCGCAGCGGCCTGGACGCCGTAGGCGCCGTCGCCGTAGTAGGCGATGTTGAGGTAGCGCTCGAGGATCTCGTCCTTCGTCAGGCTCTGTTCGAGGGCGATCGCGTAGCGCATCTCGAGCATCTTGCGCTCCATGGTCTGTGCCTGGGCTTCCGAGACACATTCCTGCTCGCCGTCGCACAACTGGATGCGTACGAGCTTCACGTACTGCTGGGTGAGCGTCGAGCCGCCTCCGCTGACCCCGCCGCCGGCTGCGTTGCCGAGAGCCGCGCGGACGACCGACTGGAAATCGATGGCGCCGTGCTCGTAGAAGCGGTGGTCCTCGATGGCCACCTGTGCCTGCTGCATCTCGGAGGAGATCTGGTCGAGGGTCACGTACTCGCGATCCTCGTCGAAGAACCGTGCCAGCAGCGAGCCGTCGGCCATGAGCATCTCGGACGCCTCGTTCTGCTCCGGCACCGCGAGATCGGCAGGCAGATTCTGCAGTGCCTCCGCCGAGGCGCGCGTCGTGCCGGCCGCCAGCGCGACCAGGGGGACGCCCAACCCCGCCACAAGCACCCCTGACAGGACGCTGACAGCGAGGAACATCAGCACCGAATAGGTCTTGTTGCTCACAGTCTTCGCGCTCACCCCCTCAGCCTACGTGACGGGCCCGAGACAACTGACCCCCAGGGCGCCGATTCACAGCTCGATTCACAGTCGTTGAATGCGGGTATTCGGGATGATGCCGAAGGCGGGTGCCCGGCCCTTTTCCGTACGCCGACAGCGGAAGCCCAAGTCAATGCCACAAGGAGGTTCCCACAGCTTTGCTTGAGGTGTAGGTTTACTCCAACCGCCCAAGGAAGGAGCGCTCGATGGCCGTCCCTGACCCCGAAGACTGGCCGCTGCGGGCCAAATGCCGAGGAATGAATGATGCCCTGTTCCCCGAGGGTAAAGACCAGAAACGTGCGAAAACGATATGCATGGGTTGCCCCGTGCGCGCGCATTGTCTGGCCGAAGCCCTCGACAACCGGATTGAGTGGGGGGTGTGGGGCGGCATGACGGAGCGGGAGCGGCGTCAGTTGCTGCGCCAACGCCCCGATGTGAAGTCGTGGTCCGTCGTGCTCAACGCGGCGATCTCGTCCTCCGCCACCGTCCGCGTCGTGGATTCGACGTTCGACATCCCTGAGTCCCGGCCCGAGCCGGGACGACCGGCGCAAGCCGGTGCCGCGGAGCTCGAAAGCCCTGCGCGCAAACAGACGGTGTCGACGAAGTAGCCACCAGGCGTCCTGGAGGCCGGCCCTTAGCGGGCCGTGCTGTGCTGGTTTGTGCGTGCTGCCGATTCGTTGTTCCGGCTTGTCTCTGTGATTCGTCTCGGCGGACTCTTCCCGCACGGTGCCGCTCCGGGTTCTGGCTTGTCCGGTTGCGTACCCCGAGGGACGCGTGACCGGCCGCTGGGCCGACAGAATCTGTGGTGTGCCCATTTCGCGAATCGGTCGCGGACAAGGTTCCTTGCGCGCGTGGCGCGCCCTCAGGCCCTGGCTCGTTTCGCGCTGGGTCGGCGCGTGGGTTCCGTAGGGCCTCGGCGTCGTCGCTCGGTCTGGTGCGCCGTGACGATAGGAGACGAGAATGACATGGGCTGGCGAGGCGATTGTCGAATCCTGGAACCGTGACGAGGGCTGGGGAGTTCTGTTGCTGGGTAACGGCGAGCGGGCGTGGGCACACTTCTCGATGATCCGCGGCTCTGGGTTCCGTGCGCTGGCCCCGGGGCAGCGGGTCGCTGGAGAATTCGAACGCAGGCCGGCGAACTACCCGGTCGAGGATGACAGGTGCGCGTGGATCGCCCAGACCGTCCACCGCGAGTAGGAGTCAGAGCTCACTGCTGATTGTCCGCGTTCTGCTCGCGTCCTTCAGCGATGTCTGCGTCAGTGAGCTTCAGCTCTTCGACAGGTTCGCTCAGCGGTTAGCTCGCGCGTCCTGTGGCGCTGCTGCTCGGCTTGCCCCTATGCCGTGCGTGCACCGGGGCGAAGCGCGAGCGAGGTCTGGGTCTGCGCGGCTCCTGCCTCGTTCTTGAGTCTGCGGAGAAGCCGGTCGAGCGTGGCCGTGTCGGGGACGCGTACGTGCAGCAGGTAGTCGTATGCGCCTGTGACGTGGACGGCGTCCTGGATCTGCGTGTTGCGGCCGGTCCAGGCCAGGAAATCCTCGGAGTCCTGGTCGAGGCGGAGGCGGACGTCGATGAACGCCTCCAGGCCCGCCACCGGATCGGGCTCGTCCTCGGCAAGAACGGCCCGATAGCTGAGGATGATGCCGAGACGTTCGAGACGATGCACTCTGGCAGCTGTGGCATTGGTGCTCAACCCGACCCGTCGTCCGATATCGCTGAACGATGCGCGGCCATCGGTGCGCAAAATGGTGAGAATCTCTCCGTCCAAAGCATCCATGTGGTTGATCGTCCCATAACTACGTGATGTTTGTCTGCCATCGGGGATGGGGTGGCCGATGCTTGTGGACGTGAGATCGCACAGAGATCGCGATGTCGGTCGAGGCCGCGTCCTCGTGCTGAACAGGGGGTAGTGATGGGCGAGGCGGCGATTGCGGGCCTGATCGCCGGTTATGCGATCGCGATACCCGTGGGGGCGATCGCGACGTTGATCATCGTCGCGGCGGCGCAACACGGTTGGCGGGTCGGTGTCGCGGCGGGGCTCGGGGCGGCCACGGCCGACGGGCTGTACGCGGCGGTCGCGATCACCGTGGGAGCCTCGTTGTCACCGCTGATCGAGGCGGTCGCCAATCCCTTGCGCTGGGTGGCGGCGGGAGTGCTCGTGCTCCTCGGGGTGAGCATGATCGTCCAGGCGCGGCGAGAGAGCGAGGGCGTTCCCGGCGCTCCCCAGCGGTCACCGGTCCGCTCCTATGCCGCGGTTCTCGGTATGACGATCGTCAACCCCGCTACCGTGATCTACTTCGCCGCACTCGTCGCGGGCTCGGCATACACCGTGCTGGACGACACGGCGAATCGGGCGCTCTTCGTGGTCGGCGCGTTCATTGCCTCGGCATCCTGGCAGACGACGCTGGCTCTCGGCGGGGCTGTGCTCGGCAGGTATCTCACCAGCCCGCGTGGGCGCCGCTGGACGGCCGTGGCCGGAGGATCGGTCGTGATCCTGCTCGCTGTCAGGACCGCGCTCGGGGCCTAGGTTCGGGGTGTCGTCACGGCTCTGGGCGCATCCGTTCGTCACGCTGCTGGCCGCAAGGGCCGCCGGACAGCGCGAGACGGTTGCGTCGTCCGAGAGCGACCGGACGCTGGTCAGGACGCGAGCAGCGCGTCGCGGCAGGCGGCCAGGAGTGCGGTGAGCCGGTCGAGGTCGGTGGTGCTGAGCTGGCCGGTCATCGTTCCCACGACTGCGGCGACGTCGGCGCGTGCACGATGCGTCAGTTCCACGGCTGCGGATGTGGGTGTCGTGGCGCGTTCGCGTCTCGGCCCGGGCTCGTCGGACCGCTCGATCAACCCGCGCTTCTCCAGCCCCTGCAGAAGGACGTTCATGGACTGGCGTGACACGAAGGTGCGCCTGGCGAGCTCCGATCCGGTGATGCCCGGTGTGTCGAGCAGTGCTTGCAGGCATGCGTATTGAGCCACGCTGAGGCCGAGCGGCCGCAATCTCTCGTCCATTCGTTGGTGCAGGATCGCCTGCGTCTCCTTGATCAGGACGCCCAGCTCTTCCGGCAGGGTTCGGTGATCCACGTGTGTCATGTCAATAGTTTGACATACGCTCATATAAGTGTCAGTGTATTGACACTAAGAAAGACGCATGAGAACAGGAGCAGTCCCATGACGATCACGACGAGTGGACCCGATTTCGTGTCCTTCCAGGTGCGCGACCGCGAGGCGTCCGCGCGGTTCTACGAGGATGTGGTCGGGCTGACCCGGCTTCCCGGCGCCAACCCGGCTGCAGCGGTTTTCTCCGCAGGTGGCACCGCGTTCGCGGTGCGTGACCGGATCCCAGGGGCGGGTCTCGATGAGGTGGGCCAACTCGGCGCGGGTATCGGGGTGTGGTTCCACAGCGAGGACGCGGCGGGGCTTCATGCGCGTCTGGTGGACAGCGGCGTGCCGATCGTGCAGGAGCCGTTCGAGGGCCCGTTCGGACTGCAGTTCGCCTTCCGCGACCCCGACGGGTATGTGGTCACCATTCACTCCAAGGGCTGAGGTGCGCCGACGGGAGTACGGCACGGGGTGCGGTCCAGATGAGTGACCAGACGTCGCCTCACACGCCACCGAGCCCGGCGACATGTCGTCCGACATCGGCGAGCGCCTGGGGCTGAATCGTGTAGTAGGCCCACTTGCCGCGTTGCTCGCGCGTGACGAAGCCCGCCTCGGCCAGGAGCTTCATGTGGTGGGAGACCGTGGGCTGGGTGACGCCGAGGGGCTCGGTGAGATCGCAGATGCACGCTCGGCCGCCGGGATGCGCTGCGACGAGTTCGAGCAACTGAAGCCGGGTCGGGTCGGAGAGGGCCTTGAGTCGGAGGGCGAGATCGCGGCTTGCCGCGGGGTCGGGGACCATGTACGGCGATGAGTCGCAGCACACGGCGTCCTGCTTCGTCACAGGTGTGGGCAGCGCGATCGGCATGGACGTATTCTGCCACACGCATTGACATCCATCGATGGATCAAACCATGATGTATCCGATAGATGAGTGTCTATGTGAGGAGACTGTGGTGGACGACGACGCATTGCGGATCCGGGAACAGGTACGGGATCGATACGCCCAGGCGGCCCGAGCCGTCAGCACGGGTGGACGCGAACTGCTGCTCGAAGTCGGGGACTGTTGCGCGGGTAGCACCTGTTGCAGCCCGGCGGGTTCAGAGGCGTTCGAGGTCGACGAACGGTTCGGCGCCGGACTGTACGGCGCGGGGGATGCTGCCGACGTCCCTGCCGAAGCCTTGGCGGCGAGCCTCGGCTGCGGCAACCCGACCGCCGTGGCTGAGCTTCGTCCCGGTGATCGGGTGCTCGATCTGGGGTCGGGTGGTGGCATCGACGTGTTGCTGTCGGCCCGCAGGGTCGGCCCGTCCGGATTCGCCTACGGCGTGGACATGACCGACGAGATGCTGGCCCTCGCCCGTGCCAACGCGGCCAAGGCCGATGCGAACAACGTCGAGTTCGTGAAGGGAACGATCGAGGACGTGCCCCTGCCCGACGCGTCGGTGGACGCCGTGATCTCGAACTGCGTCATCAACCTGTCGGCCGACAAGCCGAAAGTGCTGGCCGAGATGTTCCGCCTGCTTACTCCCGGTGGCCGCATCGGGATCGCCGACGTCGTGGCCGAGGACGATGTGACTCCGGCCGAGCGAGCCGAACGCGGCTCCCACGTCGGTTGCATCGCCGGGGCGTTGTCTCGCACCGAGTACCTGGACGGGCTGGCCGAGGCCGGTTTCACAGGGACGAGCGTCGAGTTCACCCATGAGGTCGCACCCGGCATGCACGGGGCGATCATCAAGGCGACCAAGCCGGAGCACGACAGCACGGCGGCGCGGCGCTGATCGCGTGTGCCGTCCCGCTCGGTGGCCACCGGCGGGACGGCCCGAACCGAACGGACCTTCCATGCATCTGCTCATCATCGGCGGCTCGGACGCCGGTATCTCGGCCGGCCTGCGTGCCCGCCAGTTCGACCCCACCTGCGAGGTGACCCTGGTCGTGGCCGACGCCTACCCCAACTACTCCATCTGCGGAATCCCGTACCACGTGGCGGGTGATGTGGCCGACTGGCACAGCCTTGCACACCGTACGCAAGCGGATCTGGAGGCGGCTGGGCTGAGCCTGCGTCTGAACACACTCGCCACCCACATCGACCCCGGTGCCCACGCCGTCACGGTACGCACCGCCGACGGAGGTTTCGAGACGATCGGCTACGACCGGCTCGTCGTCGCCACCGGGGCGGGCCCGGCTTCGGCGGGCATCGTGGGCCTCGACGGCCCCGGTGCGCTCGGCCCGGACGACGGCGTTCACCAACTGCACACGATGGATCACCTGCATGCGGTCCAACGCGATCTCGCCGCACGCAGGCCAGGGACCGCGGCCATCGTCGGGGCGGGATACATCGGCCTCGAGATGGCCGAGGCACTCACCCGGCGAGGACTCGCGGTCACGCTGGTTCAGCGCGGGCCCGAAGTGCTCCCGACCCTCGATCCCGACCTCGGTCGACTGGTCCACGACGAACTCGACCGCTGCGGCGTCCGGGTCGTCACGGGAGCTGCTGTCCGCTGCATAGAGCGTGGGTCGAACGGGCCGGTCGTCATCGGCCGGAGAGGAACCGACGAGTACCGCGTCGAGGCCGATCTCGTGCTTGCCGTCACAGGCGTGCGGCCCAACACGCGCCTGCTCGTTGAAGCCGGCGCGTCCACCGGCCCCGCTGGGGCCATCGCCGTCGACGACCACATGTGCACCGGTCTACCCGATGTATTCGCTGCCGGTGATGGTGTCGTCACTGCGCATCGGCTCCTCGGTGAGGTCTACCTGCCCCTGGGAACCACCGCCCACAAGCAGGGCCGGATCGCCGGAGAGAACGCGACCGGCGGCGACGCGGTGTTCGCGGGCATCCTCGGCACCCAGGTCGTCAAGGTGTTCGACCTAGTCGCAGCCCGCACCGGCCTGCGTGCCAGCGAGGCGACCCGCGCAGGCGCCCAGCCTCGTTCGGTCACTGCCGTTCCGGACGATCACAAGGCGTACTACCCGACCGCACACCCCATCACCGTCCGCCTCACCGGCGATGCGGTCACAGGTCGGCTGCTCGGCGCGCAACTGGTCGGCACGTACGGCACCGAGGTCGCCAAGCGCGCCGACGTCCTCGCCGCGGCCATTCACGCAGGGCTCGCCGTTTCCGAACTGTGCGACCTCGATCTGGCCTACACACCGCCGCTGGCTGCGCCCTGGGACGCCATCCAGGCAGCCGCGCAGCTGTGGCAGTAGCGACCGTGCCTCAGTCGCCGACGGCGACGGGCCGCGACAGGTCGCTCGACCACCCCGACCACGACGGCGGATACAGCGCGGCGTCGACACCGACACTGGCGAGGGCCAGGACGAGCTGGCATGCCGATACGCCCGACCCGCAGTAGACAGCGACGGGCTCGTCCGAGGGCAGAGCCAGCAGGTTGCGCACGGTCTGCTCGTCCGGAAGCGTCCCGTCGGCGGCGAAGAAACCCGGCACCGGACGATTCACGGCGCCGGGGATGTG
It includes:
- a CDS encoding metallophosphoesterase encodes the protein MSAGRRLGGALAAVTGLGATVTFGAWVEARAFIVRRVEVPVLPAGQRELRVLHISDMHLMPYQHRKIDFLADLGGLRPDLVVSTGDHASSPEAIGPLVDALGPLLDVPGVFVFGSNDFAEPTFHNPASYLFRNSTPDKAGAELPWWELQAAFTSRGWADLDNQRARLEVAGRTIDLRGTGDAHAGLDDYSAVAGQPSSDADLTLGVTHAPYRRVLDAMVADGVDMVFAGHTHGGQICLPVNRAIIDNCDLPTSQASGLSSWTSEGRTAPLHVSAGIGTSPMAPIRLFCRPEATLLRLTARA
- a CDS encoding transglycosylase domain-containing protein; the encoded protein is MSAKTVSNKTYSVLMFLAVSVLSGVLVAGLGVPLVALAAGTTRASAEALQNLPADLAVPEQNEASEMLMADGSLLARFFDEDREYVTLDQISSEMQQAQVAIEDHRFYEHGAIDFQSVVRAALGNAAGGGVSGGGSTLTQQYVKLVRIQLCDGEQECVSEAQAQTMERKMLEMRYAIALEQSLTKDEILERYLNIAYYGDGAYGVQAAAKHYFNKNASELDVAESAMLAGLVQNPSGTDPVNNLDAALERRAAVLDAQVRYQGMPQDVADAAAAVPFDAGQVQEMSNGCPDSRYPFICDYATRVLTSDEMSSLGATYEERLNTLRRAGLTITLHIDPATQDAAQNAVSSVVGPTDAVIGVLDAVDPKTGRILAMAQSRPTWGDGEGETNWNYSVTHDMGGTEGYFFGSTFKPFTAAAAVQQGHFPDTTYYNVQKTMQWQNKTFRGCGDDTFRLGDTYSTTNAVSGEDTGNFNMVTGMMWSVNNYFISLEQTVGPCQAADMAERAGVEISYPELDENGDGQADTLSDWGQIPSFTLGSVKVSPLSMAVAYGTFANRGIRCNPIILASVTTDDGTDVPVPSADCQQTIDPQVADAINYVLQRTQTSGLSSTMYINNGIAQASKTGTSDNSASSSAFVGYTPDISASAIIAGDNTDASWADTPEQSRNVARIALTPLGSSLGNQHSGIMWKPFMETVMQGMPASQFTQWVAPAAPSGSSNSSPTSQTTR
- a CDS encoding cold-shock protein; translated protein: MTWAGEAIVESWNRDEGWGVLLLGNGERAWAHFSMIRGSGFRALAPGQRVAGEFERRPANYPVEDDRCAWIAQTVHRE
- a CDS encoding Lrp/AsnC family transcriptional regulator → MDALDGEILTILRTDGRASFSDIGRRVGLSTNATAARVHRLERLGIILSYRAVLAEDEPDPVAGLEAFIDVRLRLDQDSEDFLAWTGRNTQIQDAVHVTGAYDYLLHVRVPDTATLDRLLRRLKNEAGAAQTQTSLALRPGARTA
- a CDS encoding LysE/ArgO family amino acid transporter, producing the protein MGEAAIAGLIAGYAIAIPVGAIATLIIVAAAQHGWRVGVAAGLGAATADGLYAAVAITVGASLSPLIEAVANPLRWVAAGVLVLLGVSMIVQARRESEGVPGAPQRSPVRSYAAVLGMTIVNPATVIYFAALVAGSAYTVLDDTANRALFVVGAFIASASWQTTLALGGAVLGRYLTSPRGRRWTAVAGGSVVILLAVRTALGA
- a CDS encoding MarR family winged helix-turn-helix transcriptional regulator, producing the protein MTHVDHRTLPEELGVLIKETQAILHQRMDERLRPLGLSVAQYACLQALLDTPGITGSELARRTFVSRQSMNVLLQGLEKRGLIERSDEPGPRRERATTPTSAAVELTHRARADVAAVVGTMTGQLSTTDLDRLTALLAACRDALLAS
- a CDS encoding VOC family protein, producing the protein MTITTSGPDFVSFQVRDREASARFYEDVVGLTRLPGANPAAAVFSAGGTAFAVRDRIPGAGLDEVGQLGAGIGVWFHSEDAAGLHARLVDSGVPIVQEPFEGPFGLQFAFRDPDGYVVTIHSKG
- a CDS encoding ArsR/SmtB family transcription factor; this encodes MPIALPTPVTKQDAVCCDSSPYMVPDPAASRDLALRLKALSDPTRLQLLELVAAHPGGRACICDLTEPLGVTQPTVSHHMKLLAEAGFVTREQRGKWAYYTIQPQALADVGRHVAGLGGV
- the arsM gene encoding arsenite methyltransferase; the protein is MDDDALRIREQVRDRYAQAARAVSTGGRELLLEVGDCCAGSTCCSPAGSEAFEVDERFGAGLYGAGDAADVPAEALAASLGCGNPTAVAELRPGDRVLDLGSGGGIDVLLSARRVGPSGFAYGVDMTDEMLALARANAAKADANNVEFVKGTIEDVPLPDASVDAVISNCVINLSADKPKVLAEMFRLLTPGGRIGIADVVAEDDVTPAERAERGSHVGCIAGALSRTEYLDGLAEAGFTGTSVEFTHEVAPGMHGAIIKATKPEHDSTAARR
- a CDS encoding FAD-dependent oxidoreductase yields the protein MHLLIIGGSDAGISAGLRARQFDPTCEVTLVVADAYPNYSICGIPYHVAGDVADWHSLAHRTQADLEAAGLSLRLNTLATHIDPGAHAVTVRTADGGFETIGYDRLVVATGAGPASAGIVGLDGPGALGPDDGVHQLHTMDHLHAVQRDLAARRPGTAAIVGAGYIGLEMAEALTRRGLAVTLVQRGPEVLPTLDPDLGRLVHDELDRCGVRVVTGAAVRCIERGSNGPVVIGRRGTDEYRVEADLVLAVTGVRPNTRLLVEAGASTGPAGAIAVDDHMCTGLPDVFAAGDGVVTAHRLLGEVYLPLGTTAHKQGRIAGENATGGDAVFAGILGTQVVKVFDLVAARTGLRASEATRAGAQPRSVTAVPDDHKAYYPTAHPITVRLTGDAVTGRLLGAQLVGTYGTEVAKRADVLAAAIHAGLAVSELCDLDLAYTPPLAAPWDAIQAAAQLWQ